A genome region from Streptomyces pratensis includes the following:
- a CDS encoding fumarate hydratase, protein MPEFAYSDLLPLGEDTTPYRLVTAEGVSTFEADGRTFLKVAPEALRTLAAEAMHDISHYLRPAHLAQLRRIVDDPEASSNDKFVALDLLKNANIAAAGVLPMCQDTGTAIVMGKRGQNVLTEGGDEEALSHGIFDAYTKLNLRYSQMAPLTMWDEKNTGSNLPAQIELYATDGGAYKFLFMAKGGGSANKSFLYQETKAVLNEASMMKFLEEKIRSLGTAACPPYHLAIVVGGTSAEFALKTAKYASAHYLDELPSEGSPTGHGFRDEDLEQKVFELTQKIGIGAQFGGKYFCHDVRVVRLPRHGASLPVAIAVSCSADRQATARITAEGVFLEQLEKDPARFLPDTTDEHLDESGDVVRIDLNRPMDEILAELTKYPVKTRLSLTGPLVVARDIAHAKIKERLDAGEEMPQYLKDHPVYYAGPAKTPEGYASGSFGPTTAGRMDSYVAQFQAAGGSKVMLAKGNRSKQVTDACDAHGGFYLGSIGGPAARLAQDCIKKVEVVEYEELGMEAVWRIEVEDFPAFVVVDDKGNDFFTEPAPAPTFTSIPVRGPGLG, encoded by the coding sequence ATGCCAGAGTTTGCGTACTCCGATCTGCTCCCCCTGGGAGAGGACACCACGCCGTACCGGCTGGTGACAGCCGAGGGCGTCTCGACCTTCGAGGCCGACGGCCGTACGTTCCTCAAGGTGGCTCCGGAGGCCCTGCGCACCCTCGCGGCCGAGGCCATGCACGACATCTCGCACTACCTGCGGCCCGCCCACCTGGCGCAGCTGCGCCGCATCGTGGACGACCCCGAGGCCTCGTCCAACGACAAGTTCGTCGCGCTGGACCTCCTGAAGAACGCGAACATCGCCGCCGCGGGTGTCCTGCCCATGTGCCAGGACACCGGTACGGCGATCGTCATGGGCAAGCGCGGCCAGAACGTGCTCACCGAGGGCGGTGACGAGGAGGCCCTGTCGCACGGCATCTTCGACGCGTACACGAAGCTGAACCTGCGCTACTCGCAGATGGCCCCGCTGACCATGTGGGACGAGAAGAACACCGGCTCGAACCTCCCGGCCCAGATCGAGCTGTACGCGACGGACGGCGGCGCCTACAAGTTCCTCTTCATGGCGAAGGGCGGCGGCTCGGCCAACAAGTCCTTCCTCTACCAGGAGACCAAGGCGGTCCTCAACGAGGCCTCCATGATGAAGTTCCTGGAGGAGAAGATCCGTTCGCTGGGCACTGCGGCCTGCCCGCCCTACCACCTGGCGATCGTCGTCGGCGGTACGTCGGCCGAATTCGCGCTGAAGACCGCGAAGTACGCCTCCGCCCACTACCTGGACGAGCTGCCCTCCGAGGGCTCCCCCACCGGCCACGGCTTCCGGGACGAGGACCTGGAGCAGAAGGTCTTCGAGCTGACGCAGAAGATCGGCATCGGCGCCCAGTTCGGCGGCAAGTACTTCTGCCACGACGTCCGGGTCGTCCGCCTCCCCAGGCACGGCGCCTCGCTGCCCGTCGCGATCGCCGTGTCCTGCTCCGCCGACCGCCAGGCGACCGCCAGGATCACCGCCGAGGGCGTGTTCCTGGAGCAGCTGGAGAAGGACCCGGCGCGTTTCCTCCCGGACACCACCGACGAGCACCTGGACGAGTCCGGTGACGTCGTGCGGATCGACCTCAACCGGCCGATGGACGAGATCCTGGCCGAGCTGACCAAGTACCCGGTGAAGACCCGGCTCTCGCTGACCGGCCCGCTGGTCGTGGCGCGCGACATCGCGCACGCCAAGATCAAGGAGCGGCTCGACGCGGGCGAGGAGATGCCGCAGTACCTCAAGGACCACCCGGTGTACTACGCCGGCCCGGCGAAGACCCCCGAGGGTTATGCGTCCGGTTCCTTCGGCCCGACGACCGCCGGCCGCATGGACAGCTACGTCGCGCAGTTCCAGGCGGCGGGCGGCTCCAAGGTGATGCTCGCCAAGGGCAACAGGTCCAAGCAGGTCACGGACGCGTGCGACGCGCACGGCGGCTTCTACCTCGGCTCGATCGGCGGCCCCGCCGCACGCCTGGCGCAGGACTGCATCAAGAAGGTCGAGGTCGTCGAGTACGAGGAGCTCGGCATGGAGGCGGTCTGGCGGATCGAGGTCGAGGACTTCCCCGCGTTCGTCGTGGTCGACGACAAGGGCAACGACTTCTTCACCGAGCCCGCCCCGGCGCCGACCTTCACCAGCATCCCGGTCCGCGGCCCCGGCCTCGGCTGA
- a CDS encoding DUF1707 SHOCT-like domain-containing protein, protein MDLEKQPQQPVAPAGPAPAGIRASDADRDRIADILREAMAEGRLTADEHAERVDLVYRAKTVGELEPLVQDLPAPDGAARQTASPYSYGPEGTGGPAENLVAVFSSSTRKGRWRVGGRTNAFALFGSVEIDLTEALFGQRLTVINATSIFGSVEVKVPENISLRGSGTGIFGNFEVDTLESVDPEAPVVVVNGYSVCGSVEAKPKRGKLIANLHRQLRKHLGH, encoded by the coding sequence GTGGACCTCGAGAAGCAGCCTCAGCAGCCCGTCGCTCCGGCCGGTCCCGCGCCCGCCGGAATCCGCGCCTCCGACGCGGACCGTGACCGGATCGCGGACATCCTGCGGGAGGCCATGGCCGAGGGCCGGCTGACCGCCGATGAGCACGCCGAGCGGGTCGACCTGGTCTACCGGGCCAAGACCGTCGGTGAGCTCGAGCCGCTGGTCCAGGACCTGCCGGCACCGGACGGCGCCGCTCGGCAGACCGCCTCGCCCTACTCCTACGGCCCGGAGGGGACGGGCGGACCCGCCGAGAACCTCGTCGCGGTCTTCAGCAGCTCCACCCGCAAGGGCCGTTGGCGGGTCGGCGGCCGCACGAACGCCTTCGCGCTCTTCGGGAGCGTCGAGATCGACCTGACCGAGGCGCTGTTCGGCCAGCGTCTGACGGTCATCAACGCGACGTCCATCTTCGGCAGTGTCGAGGTCAAGGTTCCCGAGAACATCTCCCTGCGCGGCAGCGGAACAGGCATTTTCGGCAATTTCGAGGTCGACACACTGGAATCCGTGGACCCGGAGGCACCGGTGGTCGTCGTGAACGGCTATTCCGTATGCGGGAGCGTCGAGGCAAAGCCCAAGCGTGGCAAGCTCATTGCCAATCTGCACCGGCAGTTGCGCAAGCACCTCGGTCACTGA
- a CDS encoding WhiB family transcriptional regulator, whose translation MLHMPHQPLQVAAVPSQRAPAREDQAGPWHSEAVCRRDEAGLFFAPSKEPTAARLSREEAAKQVCARCPVMVECREHALIQPEPYGVWGGLTAAERRVVLARRRRRDIELKAAPTGRIAAAG comes from the coding sequence GTGCTGCACATGCCGCATCAGCCCCTGCAGGTCGCCGCCGTACCGTCCCAGCGCGCACCCGCGCGGGAGGATCAGGCGGGGCCCTGGCACTCGGAGGCGGTGTGCCGCCGGGACGAAGCCGGGCTGTTCTTCGCCCCGTCGAAGGAGCCGACTGCTGCCCGGCTGTCCCGTGAGGAAGCCGCGAAACAGGTCTGTGCGAGGTGTCCGGTCATGGTGGAGTGCCGGGAGCACGCGCTCATACAGCCCGAGCCCTACGGGGTGTGGGGCGGCCTCACCGCCGCCGAACGCCGTGTGGTGCTCGCCCGGCGCCGGAGGCGCGACATCGAGCTCAAGGCGGCCCCGACGGGGCGCATAGCCGCAGCGGGCTGA